One segment of Pseudomonas sp. FP2196 DNA contains the following:
- a CDS encoding DUF4822 domain-containing protein: MKTKTMTGLLLAALLFTTFANADVRQLASSPRWLTTKVYIDGAPETDVKAMYPGVVGISTWDPERNRYEFFYTDTGESKYNTGGGGFFFVTGDQKQHVLVPDIGPTKTIVRRLETLNNREFTYSREVPRGMVENKPLVRIYVVHAPYTGTVETRSALNQ, from the coding sequence ATGAAAACGAAAACGATGACCGGCCTGCTGTTGGCCGCACTATTATTCACTACCTTTGCCAACGCCGATGTCCGGCAACTGGCCTCCTCACCCCGATGGCTGACCACCAAGGTCTATATCGACGGTGCCCCTGAAACCGACGTCAAAGCGATGTACCCCGGCGTCGTTGGCATATCGACGTGGGATCCCGAGCGTAATCGTTATGAATTCTTTTACACCGACACGGGCGAGTCCAAGTACAACACGGGTGGCGGCGGTTTTTTCTTTGTTACCGGCGATCAGAAGCAGCACGTTCTAGTACCCGATATCGGCCCGACCAAGACAATTGTCAGGCGCCTGGAAACATTGAATAACCGTGAATTCACTTATTCCAGGGAAGTGCCTCGCGGCATGGTCGAGAACAAACCCCTCGTACGTATCTATGTCGTTCACGCACCCTATACCGGCACAGTCGAAACCCGATCCGCTCTGAATCAATAA
- a CDS encoding tautomerase family protein: MPLVRVDIRRNPDPTFAKRVGELIYAALRSSIDVPEHDNFQVLAEHDGQHLIYDPQYLGIARTDGVVFIQITLSEGRTSEKKQLLFKTIAESLNTQLAVRLEDVFINLVEVKKENWSFGNGVAQYAT, encoded by the coding sequence ATGCCCCTCGTTCGCGTCGACATCAGACGAAACCCCGACCCCACCTTCGCCAAGCGCGTCGGCGAACTCATCTACGCCGCACTGCGCAGTTCGATTGATGTACCAGAGCACGACAATTTTCAGGTCCTCGCCGAACACGACGGCCAGCACTTGATCTACGACCCGCAATACCTCGGCATAGCGCGCACTGACGGCGTGGTGTTCATCCAGATCACCCTCAGCGAAGGGCGCACCTCGGAGAAGAAACAACTGCTGTTCAAAACCATCGCCGAAAGCCTCAACACGCAACTGGCAGTGCGCCTGGAGGACGTGTTCATCAATCTGGTGGAAGTGAAGAAGGAAAACTGGTCATTCGGCAACGGCGTCGCCCAATACGCAACCTGA
- a CDS encoding DUF6124 family protein encodes MTAPFGRNRLYMANPAVGSEALLADASEILGLANVMLNYFAALLEGTHRQTLLCIAQNVMLAELAVNQVLDKWVPTE; translated from the coding sequence ATGACCGCGCCCTTCGGCCGCAATCGCCTGTACATGGCCAACCCGGCCGTCGGCAGCGAAGCCTTGCTGGCCGACGCCAGCGAAATCCTTGGCTTGGCCAACGTCATGCTTAACTACTTCGCCGCACTGCTTGAAGGCACTCACCGCCAAACGTTGCTGTGCATTGCGCAGAACGTGATGCTGGCCGAGTTGGCGGTCAATCAAGTGCTCGATAAATGGGTGCCGACGGAGTAG
- a CDS encoding serine/threonine transporter has product MNDQAKSVDQRFDAAAPAELSSWNRQDTTWMLGLFGTAIGAGTLYLPINAGLGGFWPLVILTLLAFPMTFFAHRGLTRFVLSGREGADITDVVEEHFGIKAGALITLLYFFAIFPILLIYSVGLTNTVASFLEHQLHITPPPRAILSFVLILGLLAVVRCGEQAIVKAMSLMVYPFIVALLFLAVYLIPHWNGGILATASQVPPPSVLLHTLWLAIPVMVFSFNHSPIISAFAVDQKRRYGDNADQRSSQILCRAHLLMVVMVLFFVFSCVLTLSPEQLAQAKDQNLSILSYLANHFSNPTIAFAAPLIAFVAISKSFLGHYIGASEGLKGLIIKSGKRPGAKALDRMVAAFMLVICWIVATLDPSILGMIETIGGPVIAAILFLMPMYAIRKVPAMARFRGQASNVFVTAVGLVAISALVYKLSL; this is encoded by the coding sequence ATGAATGATCAGGCCAAAAGCGTTGATCAACGCTTTGATGCAGCAGCACCCGCTGAACTTTCGAGCTGGAATCGCCAGGACACCACCTGGATGTTGGGACTGTTTGGGACGGCCATCGGCGCCGGCACCCTGTATTTGCCGATCAACGCAGGATTGGGTGGCTTCTGGCCGCTGGTGATCCTCACGTTGCTGGCGTTCCCGATGACGTTCTTCGCACACCGTGGCCTGACCCGCTTCGTGCTCTCCGGTCGCGAAGGCGCCGACATCACGGATGTGGTCGAGGAGCATTTCGGCATCAAGGCCGGTGCATTAATCACGCTGCTGTACTTCTTCGCCATCTTCCCGATCCTGCTGATCTACAGCGTCGGCCTGACCAACACGGTCGCCAGCTTCCTCGAACATCAACTGCACATCACGCCACCACCAAGGGCGATTTTGTCGTTTGTGCTGATCCTCGGTCTGCTGGCGGTGGTGCGTTGCGGCGAGCAGGCGATCGTCAAGGCGATGAGCCTGATGGTCTATCCATTCATCGTCGCGCTGCTGTTTCTGGCGGTGTACCTGATTCCTCACTGGAACGGCGGCATCCTCGCCACCGCTTCGCAAGTGCCACCACCGTCGGTGTTGCTGCACACGCTCTGGCTGGCGATTCCGGTGATGGTGTTCTCGTTCAACCACTCGCCGATCATTTCGGCGTTTGCGGTGGATCAGAAGCGTCGTTATGGCGACAACGCTGACCAGCGCAGCTCACAGATTCTGTGCCGCGCCCACCTGTTGATGGTGGTGATGGTGTTGTTCTTCGTGTTCAGTTGCGTGCTGACCCTGTCGCCCGAGCAACTGGCGCAAGCGAAGGATCAGAACCTTTCGATCCTGTCGTACCTGGCTAACCACTTCAGCAACCCGACCATCGCTTTCGCGGCGCCGTTGATTGCGTTCGTGGCGATCTCCAAATCGTTCCTCGGTCACTACATCGGTGCCAGCGAAGGTCTGAAAGGCCTGATCATCAAGAGCGGCAAGCGCCCGGGCGCCAAGGCGCTGGATCGCATGGTGGCGGCGTTCATGCTGGTGATCTGCTGGATCGTCGCGACTCTGGACCCAAGCATTCTGGGCATGATCGAGACCATTGGTGGTCCGGTGATCGCAGCGATTCTGTTCCTGATGCCGATGTACGCGATTCGCAAAGTACCGGCAATGGCCCGTTTTCGTGGTCAGGCGTCGAACGTGTTTGTGACGGCTGTTGGTCTGGTGGCTATCTCGGCACTGGTTTACAAGCTGTCGCTGTAA
- the acnB gene encoding bifunctional aconitate hydratase 2/2-methylisocitrate dehydratase: MLEAYRKHIEERAALGIVPQPLNAEQTAGLVELLKNPPAGEEEFLVDLITNRIPPGVDEAAYVKAGFLSALAKGEVSSPLLDKKRAVELLGTMQGGYNIVTLVDLLDDAELAPVAAAQLKHTLLMFDAFHDVAEKAKNGNAHAQAVLQSWADGEWFKNRPTLADKISLRVFKVTGETNTDDLSPAPDAWSRPDIPLHALAMLKMARDGIVPDQQGAIGPMKQIEEMRGQGFPIAYVGDVVGTGSSRKSATNSVLWFFGDDVPYVPNKRAGGFCFGSKIAPIFYNTMEDAGALPIEFDVSNMNMGDVIDLYPHAGKVCKHGTDEVLTTFEMKTPVLLDEVRAGGRIPLIIGRGLTEKARAELGLPPFDLFKKPEAPAESTKGFTLAQKMVGKACGLAEGQGVRPGTYCEPKMTTVGSQDTTGPMTRDELKDLACLGFSADLVMQSFCHTAAYPKPIDVTTHHTLPDFIMTRGGVSLRPGDGIIHSWLNRMLLPDTVGTGGDSHTRFPMGISFPAGSGLVAFAAATGVMPLDMPESILVRFKGKMKPGITLRDLVHAIPYFAIQNGLLTVEKKGKKNAFSGRILEIEGLEGLTLEQAFELSDASAERSAAGCTIKLSKESITEYLNSNITLLRWMIGEGYGDARTLERRAQAMEAWVANPELMEADADAEYAEVIEIDLADISEPVLCAPNDPDDARLLSSVAGEKIDEVFIGSCMTNIGHFRAAGKLLDQVKGQLPTRLWLSPPTKMDAHQLTEEGYYGIYGKAGARMEMPGCSLCMGNQARVEPNSTVVSTSTRNFPNRLGDGANVYLASAELASVASILGRLPTVEEYMEYAGKIDSMAADIYRYLSFDQIAEFREAAANANIPVVQA, from the coding sequence GTGCTTGAAGCCTACCGCAAACATATCGAAGAGCGTGCAGCCCTGGGTATCGTTCCCCAGCCGCTTAACGCCGAACAAACAGCAGGCCTGGTCGAGCTGCTGAAAAACCCTCCGGCTGGCGAAGAAGAATTCCTCGTTGACCTGATCACCAATCGCATTCCACCAGGCGTGGACGAAGCCGCTTATGTCAAAGCAGGTTTCCTGTCTGCACTGGCCAAGGGCGAAGTTTCCTCCCCTCTGCTGGACAAAAAACGCGCTGTAGAACTGCTCGGCACCATGCAGGGCGGCTACAACATCGTGACCCTGGTTGACCTGCTGGACGACGCCGAACTGGCGCCAGTCGCCGCCGCGCAACTCAAGCACACCCTGCTGATGTTCGATGCGTTCCACGACGTGGCCGAAAAAGCCAAGAACGGTAACGCTCACGCCCAAGCCGTTCTGCAATCCTGGGCTGACGGCGAGTGGTTCAAGAACCGTCCGACCCTGGCCGACAAGATCAGCCTGCGCGTCTTCAAGGTAACTGGCGAAACCAACACCGACGACCTGTCCCCTGCCCCAGACGCCTGGTCGCGTCCAGATATCCCGCTGCACGCCCTGGCCATGCTGAAAATGGCTCGCGACGGCATCGTTCCTGATCAGCAGGGCGCCATCGGCCCGATGAAGCAGATCGAAGAAATGCGCGGTCAAGGCTTCCCGATCGCCTACGTCGGTGACGTGGTCGGTACCGGTTCCTCGCGTAAATCGGCGACCAACTCGGTGCTGTGGTTCTTCGGCGACGACGTGCCTTACGTGCCGAACAAGCGCGCTGGCGGTTTCTGCTTCGGCAGCAAAATCGCTCCGATCTTCTACAACACCATGGAAGATGCCGGCGCACTGCCAATCGAGTTCGACGTTTCCAACATGAACATGGGCGACGTGATCGACCTGTACCCGCATGCTGGCAAAGTCTGCAAGCACGGTACCGACGAAGTCCTGACCACCTTCGAAATGAAGACCCCGGTTCTGCTGGACGAAGTCCGCGCCGGCGGCCGTATCCCGCTGATCATCGGCCGTGGCCTGACCGAGAAGGCTCGCGCCGAACTGGGTCTGCCACCGTTCGATCTGTTCAAGAAGCCTGAAGCACCGGCTGAAAGCACCAAGGGTTTCACCCTGGCGCAGAAAATGGTCGGCAAGGCTTGCGGTCTGGCAGAAGGTCAAGGCGTTCGTCCTGGCACCTACTGCGAACCGAAGATGACCACCGTAGGTTCTCAGGACACCACCGGTCCAATGACCCGTGACGAACTGAAAGACCTGGCGTGCCTGGGCTTCTCCGCTGATCTGGTGATGCAGTCGTTCTGCCACACCGCGGCTTATCCAAAGCCGATCGACGTGACCACCCACCACACCCTGCCTGACTTCATCATGACCCGCGGCGGCGTTTCCCTGCGTCCGGGCGACGGCATCATCCACTCGTGGCTGAACCGCATGCTGCTGCCGGACACCGTTGGTACCGGTGGTGACTCGCACACCCGTTTCCCGATGGGCATCTCGTTCCCGGCCGGTTCCGGCCTGGTTGCGTTCGCCGCAGCCACTGGCGTTATGCCGCTGGACATGCCGGAATCGATCCTGGTGCGCTTCAAAGGCAAAATGAAACCTGGCATCACCCTGCGTGACCTGGTTCATGCCATTCCTTACTTCGCTATCCAGAACGGTCTGCTGACCGTCGAGAAGAAAGGCAAGAAAAACGCCTTCTCCGGCCGCATCCTGGAAATCGAAGGCCTGGAAGGTCTGACGCTGGAACAGGCTTTCGAACTGTCCGACGCCTCGGCCGAACGTTCCGCTGCCGGTTGCACCATCAAGCTGTCGAAAGAGTCGATCACCGAGTACCTGAACTCCAACATCACCCTGCTGCGCTGGATGATCGGCGAAGGCTACGGCGATGCACGTACTCTGGAACGTCGCGCTCAAGCGATGGAAGCCTGGGTTGCCAACCCTGAGCTGATGGAAGCCGATGCCGACGCCGAATACGCCGAAGTCATCGAAATCGATCTGGCCGACATCAGCGAGCCTGTACTGTGCGCGCCGAACGACCCGGACGACGCCCGTCTGCTGTCCAGCGTTGCTGGCGAGAAGATCGACGAAGTGTTCATCGGTTCGTGCATGACCAACATCGGTCACTTCCGCGCTGCCGGTAAGTTGCTGGATCAGGTCAAAGGTCAGCTGCCAACCCGTCTGTGGCTGTCGCCGCCGACCAAGATGGACGCTCACCAACTGACCGAAGAAGGCTACTACGGCATCTACGGCAAGGCCGGCGCACGCATGGAAATGCCAGGCTGCTCGCTGTGCATGGGTAACCAGGCACGCGTTGAGCCGAACAGCACCGTGGTGTCGACTTCGACCCGTAACTTCCCGAACCGTCTGGGCGACGGCGCGAACGTCTACCTGGCTTCGGCCGAGCTGGCGTCCGTTGCTTCGATCCTGGGTCGCCTGCCGACCGTCGAGGAGTACATGGAATACGCTGGCAAGATCGACAGCATGGCGGCCGATATCTACCGCTACCTGTCCTTCGACCAGATCGCCGAGTTCCGTGAAGCTGCAGCGAACGCCAACATTCCGGTCGTTCAAGCCTAA
- a CDS encoding DUF1289 domain-containing protein: MPNQTIKTPCVGLCSTVYGDLVCRGCKRFHHEVIHWNGYGEEEKRAVWLRLEQLLSQVMAGKVEIFDPARLRQQLEQRKIRFVPHQSEYCWAYQLIARGARVIINLDAYGMVLLPEFRDWNLPELRDAIDREFFLLSEAHYQRYIAPGFLKDAFGA; encoded by the coding sequence ATGCCCAATCAGACCATCAAGACCCCCTGCGTCGGCCTCTGCTCCACTGTTTACGGTGATCTGGTGTGCCGTGGCTGCAAGCGTTTCCATCACGAAGTGATCCATTGGAATGGTTACGGTGAGGAGGAAAAGCGTGCGGTGTGGTTGCGGCTGGAGCAATTGCTGTCACAAGTGATGGCGGGCAAGGTCGAAATTTTCGATCCCGCGCGCCTGCGACAACAGCTGGAACAGCGCAAGATCCGCTTCGTGCCGCATCAGTCGGAATATTGTTGGGCGTACCAGCTGATTGCCCGGGGGGCGAGGGTGATCATTAATCTGGATGCCTACGGAATGGTGTTGCTGCCGGAGTTCCGAGACTGGAATCTGCCGGAGTTGCGCGATGCCATTGATCGGGAATTCTTCCTGCTGTCGGAAGCGCATTATCAGCGCTACATCGCCCCGGGCTTTTTGAAGGACGCCTTCGGCGCCTGA